A genomic stretch from Numida meleagris isolate 19003 breed g44 Domestic line chromosome 2, NumMel1.0, whole genome shotgun sequence includes:
- the TMEM70 gene encoding transmembrane protein 70, mitochondrial, producing MLLRAVGCWRAAASRPGPVWLRGAAHRGLPLTSRRLGLTLALPAGGQRLRSGCRALPEVASFQGVAVRSLSTSAPSDHPEHGRLVYKGNLAKAVLGVRFFSYSTSIFNLFMAPYLILKTGIGFDSLLLQAAFYGLIGFFTFVTPVTLHILTKGYVIRLYYKEEMDTYTAITYNAILAEKATVFHQKDVKIPDITKMFTTFYAKTKSMLVNPTLFPDPQDYNRLMGYDKAFCFDFEEEEKDGESK from the exons ATGCTGCTCCGCGCCGTCGGCTGCTGGcgcgccgccgcctcccggcccggccccgtCTGGCTGCGGGGTGCGGCTCACCGCGGGCTACCGCTTACCAGCCGCCGCCTGGGCCTGACCCTGGCCCTGCCCGCGGGGGGACAGCGGCTGCGGAGCGGCTGCAGGGCGCTCCCCGAG GTTGCATCTTTTCAAGGGGTAGCTGTTCGCAGCCTCAGCACATCTGCTCCTTCTGACCACCCAGAACATGGAAGACTGGTTTATAAAGGAAACTTAGCAAAAGCAGTGTTAG GTGTGAGGTTTTTCTCCTACTCCACCAGTATATTCAACCTGTTCATGGCACCCTACCTCATACTCAAAACTGGTATTGGATTTGACAGCCTGCTTCTACAAGCTGCATTTTATGGGTTGATAGGGTTTTTCACATTTGTTACTCCAGTTACTTTGCATATCCTTACAAAGGGCTATGTTATTCGACTCTATTATAAAGAGGAAATGGACACATACACAGCGATTACATACAATGCAATCTTGGCTGAAAAAGCAACTGTCTTCCATCAGAAAGATGTAAAGATTCCAGACATCACCAAGATGTTTACAACATTTTATGCTAAAACTAAATCAATGCTTGTTAATCCAACGCTTTTCCCGGATCCTCAGGATTACAACCGTCTCATGGGCTATGACAAAgccttttgttttgattttgaggaggaagagaaagatggTGAAAGTAAATAA